GGACTCCAGTGAAGGAAAGTATGAATACGGCGTGGCGGAACGAGAGCTTTCGCGGGTATGCGGACTATATGCAGACGGAGGCGTTTCAGCGAGAGATCGACTGGCTGGTGGGGCTGCGGGAGATCGATCGGACGGTGGTGATGTGCGCGGAGGCGGTGCCGTGGCGGTGTCATCGGTCGTTGATTGCGGATGCCGTGCTGGCGCGTGGGGTGGGTGTGGAGGATATCTTCGTAAAGCCGGATGGCGAGAGCGTGCGGAAACCGCGGGCGATGACGGACTTTGCCGAGGTGCGGCAGGGGCGCGTGGTGTATCCGGGTAAGCCGGTGTTGTTTGGATGAGTACTCCTCGCGATGCGTTTGAGCAGGGAGGGAAGTTGGAAGTGAAGGCGAAGAGAGTGACTGGAAGAGGAGCCGCGAAGGCGCCGCGGTCGATGCCGGCGGCGGGAAGAGATCCGAAGGGTGGGCTTACGGAGCTGGGGCGTGAGTTTTATAGGCTAAGAGATGGAGCAAATCTGAAGCCGGGAGTGAAGGGGCCTGCGGATACTCCGGAGAAGATGAGGCGCAAGGGGTCTTTCCTGGTGAGGATGTTTACGAACCCGAGCGGTCCGATGGTGAGGAATGGGAAGCCGACAAGACTGGCGTTGAGCGCGAACGCGTGGGGCGAACCCATACCAAAATCGGTGGAAGAGGCATATGCGCTAGCGGTGGAAGGTAGAAAGTTGTTGGAGAAGTACCGTGAAACGAAAGCGGCGGAGCAGAAAGCCAAGCGGGGCAAGGCCAGAGAGTAATCGTTTTGTGACGAGAAGGAGTCAAAGATCTGAGGTCGCGTATTCTGCTGAAGATGCGTGTGCGTGTGCTCTATTTTGGTGTGTTGAAGGAAACTCTTGGCCGGGAGAGCGAGATGGTCGATCTGGCTGAGGGCGCGTGTGTGGCGGATGTGTTGGCACGGTTTGGGAACGAGGAGCAGATGCGGTCGATTGCGGTGGCGGTCAATCACGAGTATGCGCGCCGGGAGGATGTGTTGCGGGATGGGGATGAGGTGGCTCTGCTGCCTCCGGTGAGCGGAGGTGTTAGATGAGGATCGAAATCGTCGATGCGCCGATTGTTGCAGACGAGATTGTTGCCGCGATGAAGGCTGGCAGCGATGGCGCTGTGTGTGTGTTCGACGGGATCGTTCGCGATAACACGCGCGGGAGGAAGACGCTGCACCTGGACTATGAAGCCTATCGCGAGATGGCATTGGCGCAGATGAATGCGCTGGCAGTGGAGGCGGTGGAGAGGTTTGGCGTGCGCGATGTGGCGCTGGTGCATCGGCTGGGACGGCTGTTGGTGGGGGAGACGAGTGTGCTGATCGTGGTGGCGTCGGCGCATCGCGGCGCTGCGTTCGATGCGTGCCGGTGGCTGATCGATACGCTCAAGAAGACGGTGCCGATCTGGAAGAAGGAACAGTTTGTGGACGGAGCGGTGTGGGCGGATGGCGAGCCGTTTCCTGAAGAGATTGCTCCGGGTGGGCGCGTGTGATGAGAGTGGCGGGAGTGGTGCTGGGGGCAGCGCTTTTGATGCAGGCTCCGATTGTGCGGCGGCCTCCGATGAAGCCGGTGCAGCCGGATGAGGAGTCGCAGCAGCCTGTTGGGCAAGGGAAGACGGACGAGGGCAAGGTCCCGACGATTCGCGTGGAGTCGCGGCTGGTGAATGTGGCGGTGAACGTCGTCGATAAGACGGGAGCGCCGGTGGGTGGTTTGCAGCAGGGCGACTTCGAGGTACTGGAGGACGGCAAGCCGCAGAAGATCGCTTACTTTGAAAAGGAGTCGACGACACCTCTTTCGATTGTGCTGGCGATCGATGCGAGTGAGAGTGTGCTGCGGAACGAGAGCCTGGAGAAGAATGCGGCGAAGCGTTTTGTGAATACGCTGCTGCGCGAGCAGGATGAGCTGGACCTGATGGACTTCTCGGATACGGTGCGCGAGATTGTGCCGTTTACCAATCAGAAGAAAAAGATTGAGGCGGGTCTGAACCAGATCCAGCGAGGAGCGGAGACAGCGCTGTTTGACGCTATCTATCTGGCTTCGGACCGTCTGTCGCAGACAAGAAACGATGCCGGTCGAAGGCGCGTGCTGGTGTTGATTACGGACGGTTCGGACACGGCGAAGCGCTCGCGCTATGGACAGGCGCTCGAAGAGGCGCAGAGAGCGGGCGCGATGATCTACTCGATCATTATCGTGCCGGTGTGGGCGGACGCGGGGCGAGATACCGGCGGAGAGCATGCGCTGGTGCAGTTGTCGAATGACACGGGAGGAAAGTATTTCTACGTGGAAGACAAGAAGGACCTGGAGCCTGCGTTTGCGCGGGTCTCGGATGACCTGCGGACGCAGTATGTGATCGGCTACTACGCTCCGCAGCGGGGCAGAGATACTTCGTTTCGTTCGGTGAAAGTGCGGATGAAGGACCCGGCGCTGGGGAAGAAGTATGATCTGCGGCACAGAAGCGGGTACTACGCGGATGGAAGGTAGCAGCTAGTTTTGTGTATCGCTGCAAGTGAAAATGCAGGTCCTTCGACTGCGCGGCTTTGCCGCTTCGCTCAGGATGACAATCTCTCTCTAAAACTGAACAGCATTTAGAGTTGAAGTAAGAGGGATCACTGTGAGCCAGTTTGAGTTTGTGGGTGTTGCCGAGGGAATTGCGCGCGAGGCCGGGGCGCTGCTGAAGAGCTACTACGAGCGAGGTGTGACGGCCGAGTACAAAGGCGACGTCGACCTGGTGACCGAGGCGGACAAGGCGAGCGAGCGGCTGATTCGCGAGCGACTGCATGAAGTATTTCCCACACACGGTGTTTACGGCGAAGAGGGGACGCGTGACCGGCTGGAGAGCGAGTATCGCTGGTACGTCGATCCGCTGGATGGCACGACGAACTTCGCGCATGGGTTTCCGGCGTTCTGCGTGTTGCTGGGGTTGGAGCGTCGCAGGCCGGGACTGGCGGCAGACCAGGACGGTGAGATGGTTGCGGGTGTGACGTACGACCCGCTGCGCGATGAGATGTTTGTCGCTGAGAAGGGCAAGGGCGCGTGGCTGATCCCCGGCGGCCTGAGCTTGTCGGGGAGGGGAAATGCACGGCGGATTCATGTGTCGAAGGTGAAGACGCTGCAGGAGTCGCTGACGGCGACCGGCTTTCCCAGCCAGAAGCGCCATGGCAGTCCGAACATCCACTTCTATCAGCAGATCACGCTGCGGTCGCATGGTGTTCGTCGCGCAGGGGCGGCGGGGCTCGATCTTGCGTATGTCGCCTGCGGACGGCTGGAGGGGTTCTGGGAGTTCAATCTGAATCCCTGGGACACGTCTGCGGGCGTATTGCTGGTCGAGGAGGCAGGCGGTACAGTGACGCACTTCGACGGCGGAGCGTTTACGCTGGACAGCCGCGAGGTTCTGGCGACGAACGGGCTGATAAAAGACGAGATGGTGCACATCTTTACGGAGATGTTTGCGGGGCGGGAGCTGGATCGGATTCCTACGCCGGCGGAGTTTGCGGCACGGCGGGCTGCAGAGAAATAGGCCTGAAAAGGTCGTACTTTCAGGATGATTTCGGTTTGCAGCGGGAGCGAGGGATGCTGCTAGAATCGTTGCAAGCCCCACAACTGAAACAAGAATTTCAGCGGCGGCACAAGATTCAAGGGAGATTACCAGAATGGCTTATGTGATTGCGGAACCGTGCATCGGGACAAAGGACACCGCTTGTGTTGATGCCTGCCCGGTGGACTGTATCCACCCGAAGAAGGATGAGGCGGGTCACGGAGATTCGGCGCAGCTCTTCATCGATCCGGTCGAGTGCATCGACTGCGGCGCGTGCGTTCCGGTTTGTCCGGTTTCGGCGATCTACGCCGGAGACGATCTGCCTGAGAAGTGGGCAGAGTTCCAGCAGAAGGCCGCCGATCACTACGGCCGGTAGATTGAGTTCAGGAAACGGGAGACGCGCGGCCTTAGGCTGCGCGTTTTTCTTTTGGGGGCATGATGAAGAGTCTGGCTTCAGCGAGCGTAGTAGCGGAGACAAGAGAGAGGCTGCAACGGCTGACGGAGCAGGACCGTCCTCTGTGGGGGAAGATGACGGTACGGCAGATGGTGAGGCATCTGAGCTGTGCGTATGAGGTTGCGCTGGCGGAACGGAAGGTGGAAGCGGTCAAGGGCCCTCCGCCATGGTTGATGAAGTTTGCTGCGTTGCGACTTCCGTTGCAGTGGCCGAAGGGTAAAGCGGAGACGCCGCCTGAGCTTAAGAGAGCGGTCGAAAAAGATCCGTCGGGGCCGTTTGGGGAGCTGGTGGATGAGGCGGTTGCAAAGATGGAGGCGGTGGCGAGCGGCACTCGCTGGCAGGAGAGCCATCCGTTTTTTG
This genomic interval from Acidobacteriota bacterium contains the following:
- a CDS encoding DUF488 domain-containing protein, giving the protein MMTVGHSTLGIEAFLRALKENGVETLVDVRRFPGSRRYPQFSQAALFRSLEGVGIRGVWREGLGGRRTPVKESMNTAWRNESFRGYADYMQTEAFQREIDWLVGLREIDRTVVMCAEAVPWRCHRSLIADAVLARGVGVEDIFVKPDGESVRKPRAMTDFAEVRQGRVVYPGKPVLFG
- a CDS encoding MoaD/ThiS family protein; this encodes MRVLYFGVLKETLGRESEMVDLAEGACVADVLARFGNEEQMRSIAVAVNHEYARREDVLRDGDEVALLPPVSGGVR
- a CDS encoding molybdenum cofactor biosynthesis protein MoaE; the encoded protein is MRIEIVDAPIVADEIVAAMKAGSDGAVCVFDGIVRDNTRGRKTLHLDYEAYREMALAQMNALAVEAVERFGVRDVALVHRLGRLLVGETSVLIVVASAHRGAAFDACRWLIDTLKKTVPIWKKEQFVDGAVWADGEPFPEEIAPGGRV
- a CDS encoding VWA domain-containing protein, which produces MRVAGVVLGAALLMQAPIVRRPPMKPVQPDEESQQPVGQGKTDEGKVPTIRVESRLVNVAVNVVDKTGAPVGGLQQGDFEVLEDGKPQKIAYFEKESTTPLSIVLAIDASESVLRNESLEKNAAKRFVNTLLREQDELDLMDFSDTVREIVPFTNQKKKIEAGLNQIQRGAETALFDAIYLASDRLSQTRNDAGRRRVLVLITDGSDTAKRSRYGQALEEAQRAGAMIYSIIIVPVWADAGRDTGGEHALVQLSNDTGGKYFYVEDKKDLEPAFARVSDDLRTQYVIGYYAPQRGRDTSFRSVKVRMKDPALGKKYDLRHRSGYYADGR
- a CDS encoding inositol monophosphatase, producing MSQFEFVGVAEGIAREAGALLKSYYERGVTAEYKGDVDLVTEADKASERLIRERLHEVFPTHGVYGEEGTRDRLESEYRWYVDPLDGTTNFAHGFPAFCVLLGLERRRPGLAADQDGEMVAGVTYDPLRDEMFVAEKGKGAWLIPGGLSLSGRGNARRIHVSKVKTLQESLTATGFPSQKRHGSPNIHFYQQITLRSHGVRRAGAAGLDLAYVACGRLEGFWEFNLNPWDTSAGVLLVEEAGGTVTHFDGGAFTLDSREVLATNGLIKDEMVHIFTEMFAGRELDRIPTPAEFAARRAAEK
- a CDS encoding ferredoxin family protein translates to MAYVIAEPCIGTKDTACVDACPVDCIHPKKDEAGHGDSAQLFIDPVECIDCGACVPVCPVSAIYAGDDLPEKWAEFQQKAADHYGR
- a CDS encoding DUF1569 domain-containing protein produces the protein MMKSLASASVVAETRERLQRLTEQDRPLWGKMTVRQMVRHLSCAYEVALAERKVEAVKGPPPWLMKFAALRLPLQWPKGKAETPPELKRAVEKDPSGPFGELVDEAVAKMEAVASGTRWQESHPFFGAMTSADWMRWGYLHADHHLRQFGR